From the Jilunia laotingensis genome, the window CAAGTGATGGACATCAAATTAGGATTGGCATTGAAGGCAAAAGGCTCGACTGTGGTTACTCCGCTACCCACGCTGACTGTGCGCAAGTTGTCGCAGTTACTGAAAGCATTGAGGCGAATCGTTTTCACTTTGTCGGGGATTACGATGTCTTTGACTTTCGTGCTTCTGTAGAATGCATACTGTCCGATAGTCTCCAGGCCGCTTCCGAAAGTGATGTCTTTCAGTGCGATCTCTTGGTTGTCGGCAGTGAAAGCATATGCTCCGATGGTGCGCAAACTGTTCGGGAATATCAACTGCTCGATATTTCTGGAGTTGTTGAAGGCGTAGTCTGCAATGGAATCCATTCCTTCGGCAAAGGTTACGTTTGCCAATGATTCGCAATTGGCAAAAGCATAAGCTCCTACGTTTTTGGCAGGTATATGGATACTTGCCAGTTTGGGGCAATCGGAGAAGGCGCTCGTACCGATGGAATCGATGCTTGCCAACGTCACGTCTTGCAATAGCGGACAAACATAGAACGCTTCTGCTGCGATGTTCTTTACCCCTCCTTCTTTCATTACGACTGTCGTTAATTTCGGACTGGCTGCAAACGCTTGTTTGCCGATGGATACCGAGCCTGCCCCTATTTCTACGCGAGCCAGTTCGTTACAGCTGTGGAACGCCTGCATTCCCACTGTTTCTACGGATGCGGGTATGCTGATGCTTTGGAGTTTCGTTCCATAGAAAGCTCTGTCGGCAATCGTGGTCAGGCCTTCGGGCAGTGCGACGGTGCTGATATTTGTCGAACCGAAAGCTTGAATACCGATTCGTTTTACATTCTTCCCGATGGTGATCTGGGTTATATCGCTTCGGTTGTTGAAGGCATAATCCTTGATCTCTTCCATGTTCAGTGCCAAATTGGTCAGCGTAGTACCGTAGAAGGCATTTTCGTGTATTTCAGATACTTTCTCCGGAATGCTCAGTTGCTTTAAGGCCGTGCAGTGTCCGAAACTATATGCATCCAAGGCGGTAACGTTCGCACCGATTGTGATGTCGGTTAATGCTTGACAATAATTGAACGTGTTTTGTGGAACTTTAGTTATACCGGTTCCCATCTTGACGCTTTTCAATACCGAGAAGCTGTTGAATGCGGCTTCTGGCAAAGCCTTTACTCCGTTTCCGATGGTGACGGATGTCAGTTTGCCGTTTAGTCCGTTGAACACTCCGGTGACGTCTGTAACCTGATTGGGGATATCGAGAGAGGAGATTGCGGTACCATTGAATACATCATGTTCCAGTTTGCGCAGATTGGCCGGAAGGGTAATGGCTTTCAAACTTCGGCAATTCTCGAAGGCGTATGTGGCGATGCTATCTACAGCGGCACCTATCGTAATGTTGCTCAATGTGTCGCAACTTGCAAAGGCATAACTTCCGATGCTCTTTACCTGAGCCGGTATGGTGATACGTTCCAGTTTCTTGTCGCCTGCGTTGTAGAAAGCATAAGCCCCGATCTCTGTTAACTCGGGATTCATATTGATCACCCGTAATGAGTCGCAACCGTCGAATGCTCTATTGCCTATTTTACGGATGGAAGCGGGGAATCCGATAGAGTCGAGTTTCACACAGCCGGCAAAAGTTTCTGAGGGAATTTCACTCATACTTTTGCTTAGTGTGAATTCTTTCAATTTCTTGTTGCCTTTGAACGAAGCTTCACCGATGGTTTTAACTTGGTCCGGCAAGGTGAAAGATTCCAAGCCTGTGTTGTAGAATGCATTAGCACCGATAGTGGTCAGGTTTTTGCTCATTTCTACTTCTTTCAGGTATTGTTTGCCACTGAAAAGATTGGCAGGAATTTCAGTAACAAGATCATTGAAAGTGACTTTCTGTATTGTCGGGAACTTTCCTGCAAAGGCGATAATCTTTTCGTTAGCATTGTCAATAATCAAATGCTGTACGCTGTCACAACTGCTAAAAGCGTAATCTTCAACGGTGGCCAATTGCTTGCTGAGAGTGATTGTCCGCAAGCTATCACAGTTGTCGAAGGTATAATTAGGAATAACCGTTATCTTTTTCGGTAAAACGATCGATCGCAAACCTGAGTTTGCAAATGTATAATTGCCAATACTTGATAAACTATCCGGCAGAGTAATCTCGCTTAATGAGGTACAGCCGTTGAATGCCGAATTTTCGATGGTAGTCAGGTTCTTTGGGAGCTTTATGGTTCTGATGCCCGAACACTCGCTGAAAGTATTGTTTCCGATTACTTTCAGACTGTCGCTCAGCTCTACGGTAGATAGGTTTTTCATACCGGAGAATAGGCCGTTGCCAAGGCTTTGCATTCCTTCCCCAACTATAAAAGTTGCTATATTAGGTGATTTCCCGAATGTATTCCAGTCGTTATTGTTGCCATAATCAGTTCTGATAGATTGTACTCCGTTTCCCAAGTCTACCTTTTTCAGCGTTTCTATTCCGGCAAATGCCCCTGTATTCAATATCGTTACCTTATCCGGGATCTTAATTTCCGGTAACGCTGTATATTGAAAAGCAAAATCTCCAATAAATGACAGGCTGTCCGGTAGGTTAATGGTTGTCAGATTGCTACATTGCTGGAAAGCCTTGTCTTGGATGGTATTTACTTTGGTTGGCAGTGTCAGGGTAGTTAATGCTTTGCATCCATAGAAGGCTCCACTTCCGATGGTTCTTATGCTGTCTCCTAGCGATACATTCTTCAGGTTGATCATGCTGTTGAATATATTATTATCGAGGTAGGTCATCCCTTTGCCTATTATGAAAGTTTCGATATTAGGCGATTTCCCGAATGTGTTCCAGTCGTTGCCGTTGCCATAATCAGTTCTGATAGATTGTACTCCGTCTCCTAATTCTACCTTTGTCAGCGTTTCGATCCCAGCGAAGGCTCCTGTGTTCAATTTTGTTACCTTATCCGGAATCTTGATTTCAGATAAAGCCGTATATCGGAAAGCGAAATCTCCTATAGATGATAAACTATCCGGGAAATTGATTGTCGTTAATGCATTGCATTGTTGGAATGCACTATTGCCTATTGTATTTAGTTTCATAGGTAACTGGATATTCTTTAATGCTTTACAATTGGAAAAGGCTTGGTCTCCAATTACTCGTACACTATCATTCAGGACTACTGTTTCTAATTTCTCCAATCCCGAGAACCAGCTTCCTATCGTTGTTATATTATTTTGGAACTCTATATAGCGTAGGTTGTTGCAATCTTTGAACGTATCGTATGTGCTGATTGTTTCAACACCTTTTCCTATCTTCAAAGTGTCCAGTGAAGTACAGCCAGTGAATGTATAATGGTTGATAATTTTTATCCTTTCCGGAATGATGATTTTAGTCAGTGTTTTACAACCGTTAAATGCTCCTTGGTCTATAACATTCAGACTATCCGGTAAGGTAATATCTTCCATAAGCTCGCATCCTTGGAATGCATTGTTACCAATGCTTCTCAGACTGTCGGGCATATTAATCGTTTGAAGATTTGTACAACCCTCAAATGAATATTGCTCAATTCTTCTTAAATTATTTGGAAGAGTCACTTTTGCAAGTGAGGTGCATTTCCTGAAGCATTCCGAACCTAAAGCTGATATACTTTCTCCCAGTGTAATATCGGTCAGTGTCGGTTTGTTGGCAAATACATTTGGCAATTCTTTTAGTCCCTTTCCTATTACAACTTTTTTGATAGGACAGTCTTTGAATGTATCATATGTGTTTATTGTTTCTACTCCGTCTCCTATGGTGATGCTTTCTAAAGCCGTACACCCGCTGAATGTATAATGATTGACGACTTTGACACTGTCTGGTATGTTGATTTTAGTCAATGTTTTACAATCGGTAAATGCTCCTTGATCTATCACATTCAGACTGTCAGGTAATACGATGTCTTCCATCAGTTCACATCCCTTAAATGCATTATAACCGATAGTTCTCAAACTATTAGGCATATTGATCGTTTGCAGGTTAGTGCAACCATTAAATGAGTGTTGGTCTATTTTCCTTAGATTATCAGGAAGGGTTACTTTGGTAAGTGAAGTGCATCCTCTGAAGCATTCCGAGCCCAAGGTTGATATGCTTTTGCCTAGTGTTATTTCAGTCAGTGTCGGTTTGTTGGCAAACACATATGGCAACTCTTTTAGCCCATCACCGATTACGACTTTCTTTAGAGGACAATCTTTGAAAGTATCATAATGGTTTATTGTTTCTACTCCATTTCCAATCGTAATATTTTCGAGAGCCGTACATCCATTGAATGTATAATGATTGATGACTTTTACCTTTTCTGGGATGTTGATCGTAGTTAATGTTTTGCATCCGGTAAAAGCTCCTTGTCCTATAGTGTATAGGCTATCGGGAAGGGCGATGTCTTTCATCTTTTCACATCCACTGAAAGTATTGTCTCCGATGGTGCGAAGACTATCGGGCATATTGATCGTTTCCAAATTCGTGCAGCCGGCGAATGCATTGCTTTCAATCGTTTGCAATGTATTGGGTAAGTTGATAACAGTTAAAGCGGTACATCCACTAAAGGCCTGAGCTGCTATACTTGTTGTTTTTTTGCCAAATGTCACCTGTTTCAGTTTAGTTTTGTTGCTGAAAAAGCTTCCTACCCTGGTCAATTCGTCTCCTAATACAAGTGTTTCTAAATTATCACATCCGCTGAATGTGTCATAAGAACCTAGAGTTGTGACCCGGTTTCCGATCACCACGTTTGTCAGTGAGCTAC encodes:
- a CDS encoding leucine-rich repeat domain-containing protein; translation: MKKILLYICMICLSGLSAYAGIQQLQTTDGNFAANALKEGSFPLTFDQESTTTPWVTANNGVVTSGNKDANSEVGFSTTFNLSFDANVSFDWSINGDELIFYVDNNRITAISGIQSNYTPYSYSLKAGVHTLKWSYKNGNAATTGDDRGYVKNIYISPTAFIMAGIAYPVCESQLYFGNVVKDAPTTVNLNVRNIGSEQLSITDVTTSDATFAIGNYEKNIPALETRSIPFTVTATAEGLIEAKATIITTGGTREVALRANCTNNITTYTIATPGNLSNMVNESDYATITSLKLNGEINDVDIAFIKQNLTAVKTLDLLDASFADNTINTQFQNNTWVTLILPKGTETINNQAFRNCESLQSLVLPEGLKTIRGNAFDNCIKLQDITLPSSLETIEGGAFNNCSSLLSITVPEKVQRIENYTFKGCSSLTNVVIGNRVTTLGSYDTFSGCDNLETLVLGDELTRVGSFFSNKTKLKQVTFGKKTTSIAAQAFSGCTALTVINLPNTLQTIESNAFAGCTNLETINMPDSLRTIGDNTFSGCEKMKDIALPDSLYTIGQGAFTGCKTLTTINIPEKVKVINHYTFNGCTALENITIGNGVETINHYDTFKDCPLKKVVIGDGLKELPYVFANKPTLTEITLGKSISTLGSECFRGCTSLTKVTLPDNLRKIDQHSFNGCTNLQTINMPNSLRTIGYNAFKGCELMEDIVLPDSLNVIDQGAFTDCKTLTKINIPDSVKVVNHYTFSGCTALESITIGDGVETINTYDTFKDCPIKKVVIGKGLKELPNVFANKPTLTDITLGESISALGSECFRKCTSLAKVTLPNNLRRIEQYSFEGCTNLQTINMPDSLRSIGNNAFQGCELMEDITLPDSLNVIDQGAFNGCKTLTKIIIPERIKIINHYTFTGCTSLDTLKIGKGVETISTYDTFKDCNNLRYIEFQNNITTIGSWFSGLEKLETVVLNDSVRVIGDQAFSNCKALKNIQLPMKLNTIGNSAFQQCNALTTINFPDSLSSIGDFAFRYTALSEIKIPDKVTKLNTGAFAGIETLTKVELGDGVQSIRTDYGNGNDWNTFGKSPNIETFIIGKGMTYLDNNIFNSMINLKNVSLGDSIRTIGSGAFYGCKALTTLTLPTKVNTIQDKAFQQCSNLTTINLPDSLSFIGDFAFQYTALPEIKIPDKVTILNTGAFAGIETLKKVDLGNGVQSIRTDYGNNNDWNTFGKSPNIATFIVGEGMQSLGNGLFSGMKNLSTVELSDSLKVIGNNTFSECSGIRTIKLPKNLTTIENSAFNGCTSLSEITLPDSLSSIGNYTFANSGLRSIVLPKKITVIPNYTFDNCDSLRTITLSKQLATVEDYAFSSCDSVQHLIIDNANEKIIAFAGKFPTIQKVTFNDLVTEIPANLFSGKQYLKEVEMSKNLTTIGANAFYNTGLESFTLPDQVKTIGEASFKGNKKLKEFTLSKSMSEIPSETFAGCVKLDSIGFPASIRKIGNRAFDGCDSLRVINMNPELTEIGAYAFYNAGDKKLERITIPAQVKSIGSYAFASCDTLSNITIGAAVDSIATYAFENCRSLKAITLPANLRKLEHDVFNGTAISSLDIPNQVTDVTGVFNGLNGKLTSVTIGNGVKALPEAAFNSFSVLKSVKMGTGITKVPQNTFNYCQALTDITIGANVTALDAYSFGHCTALKQLSIPEKVSEIHENAFYGTTLTNLALNMEEIKDYAFNNRSDITQITIGKNVKRIGIQAFGSTNISTVALPEGLTTIADRAFYGTKLQSISIPASVETVGMQAFHSCNELARVEIGAGSVSIGKQAFAASPKLTTVVMKEGGVKNIAAEAFYVCPLLQDVTLASIDSIGTSAFSDCPKLASIHIPAKNVGAYAFANCESLANVTFAEGMDSIADYAFNNSRNIEQLIFPNSLRTIGAYAFTADNQEIALKDITFGSGLETIGQYAFYRSTKVKDIVIPDKVKTIRLNAFSNCDNLRTVSVGSGVTTVEPFAFNANPNLMSITWKSATRIENDAFNSYAKNCLMYVTAKTEVPQQWYNVIRDGEADSIDIADKYPFHCWTPFKAKKAVFRKTFSLETGRGSSSKGWESITLPFDVSRVWFENKASDLLPFGAEGSSTRRFWLRELGENGFQSCQQIKAHTPYIIAMPNNREYDDQYNIVGEVQFIAEDYQMPATPETLNIVEGPKFNFIPTLTAVEQSQEVYALNIVSWNTEEPAGSVFERYRRDVDPFEAYVTDKPESTNSPAMFSISDNGGGTTDIRVMLGEAIDDVKAYSRNGILFIESADERIVEIYGTNGMLLRTVEVNEGINQVTDLEKGVYFLEGQKVVVK